The Peribacillus simplex genome contains a region encoding:
- a CDS encoding DUF3048 domain-containing protein: MNFKRVLFMVIAILLLAGCSTKEDPALDDSKPKDQAVIKNTDVKNEPSNDEFPLTGIATDAGSEQRAVAVMINNHPEARPQSGLSEADMVYEMLAEGDITRFLAIFQSEMPSQIGPIRSARDYYIELAKGLDCIYVCHGNSPEAKTMLEKGYIDNLNGLYYDGTLFQRSADRKAPHNSYTTFEDIQKGAKEKGYELNGAPEPYAFLTKEEAAGLQGEPALKTEVSYGSDEYDVQYEYEATEEKYKRYSNGEQTVEHKSSKPILLDNILIIEAAHQVIDDKGRRKIDLKSGGKGYLLQKGKANEVEWVNKDGRIIPVKNDKEVGLIPGKTWVNIIPDEPGLVGDVSF; this comes from the coding sequence ATGAATTTTAAGAGAGTTCTTTTCATGGTTATTGCTATTTTACTGCTGGCAGGCTGTTCTACGAAAGAAGATCCTGCATTGGATGACAGTAAGCCGAAAGACCAAGCTGTCATCAAAAATACAGATGTGAAAAATGAACCTTCCAATGATGAGTTTCCACTTACAGGTATAGCCACCGATGCAGGCAGTGAGCAAAGGGCTGTAGCAGTGATGATTAATAATCATCCAGAAGCACGCCCACAATCGGGCCTCTCGGAAGCCGATATGGTCTACGAAATGCTTGCAGAAGGTGACATAACCAGATTTTTAGCTATCTTCCAAAGTGAAATGCCAAGCCAAATCGGTCCGATTCGGAGTGCAAGGGACTATTATATCGAATTGGCTAAAGGCCTTGATTGCATCTATGTCTGTCATGGGAATAGCCCCGAGGCAAAAACCATGCTCGAAAAAGGGTATATTGATAACTTGAACGGATTATATTATGATGGTACTTTGTTTCAACGTTCGGCAGATCGAAAAGCACCGCATAATTCCTACACCACCTTTGAGGATATCCAAAAAGGTGCGAAGGAAAAGGGATATGAGTTGAATGGTGCACCGGAGCCTTATGCCTTCCTTACAAAGGAAGAGGCGGCTGGCCTTCAAGGGGAACCGGCATTGAAAACCGAGGTTTCCTACGGATCAGACGAGTATGATGTTCAGTATGAATACGAAGCCACGGAAGAGAAATATAAACGTTATTCGAATGGAGAGCAAACAGTCGAACATAAGTCGAGTAAACCTATTTTACTGGATAATATATTGATCATTGAGGCTGCTCATCAAGTGATCGACGATAAAGGGCGTCGTAAAATCGACTTGAAAAGTGGCGGAAAAGGTTATTTACTTCAAAAAGGAAAAGCGAATGAAGTAGAATGGGTTAATAAGGATGGTCGAATTATACCAGTGAAAAACGATAAAGAAGTAGGGTTGATTCCAGGGAAAACCTGGGTCAATATTATTCCGGATGAACCTGGTTTAGTAGGAGACGTCTCATTTTGA
- a CDS encoding YerC/YecD family TrpR-related protein, protein MQIDKLRGKETDQLFKSILSLRDLDECYRFFDDLCTVNEISSLAQRLEVARMLEEGKTYHKIETETGASTATISRVKRCLNYGNDAYSMALNRIKDNVEGTTES, encoded by the coding sequence ATGCAAATTGATAAGTTGAGAGGAAAAGAAACGGATCAGCTGTTTAAGTCGATCCTTTCCTTGCGTGATTTGGACGAATGCTATCGATTTTTCGACGATTTATGCACAGTTAATGAAATTTCATCACTGGCACAGCGTCTTGAAGTAGCCCGCATGCTTGAAGAAGGGAAGACCTATCATAAAATCGAAACGGAAACGGGTGCAAGCACGGCTACGATTTCCAGGGTCAAACGCTGCTTGAATTACGGAAATGACGCTTATTCCATGGCTCTTAACCGTATTAAGGATAACGTCGAGGGAACAACTGAATCTTAA
- a CDS encoding heptaprenylglyceryl phosphate synthase, translating to MYDFREWKHVFKLDPNKEISDEALEKVCESGTDAIMVGGTDGITLENVLHLMARVRRYTVPCVMEISSVETVTPGFDLYFIPSVLNSTNPDWMMKLHQQAVKEYGYLLNWDEIFVEGYCILNPECKAAQLTKANTDLDMDDVGAYAMMAEKMFNLPIFYLEYSGDYGDVQMVEAAKESLEDTILFYGGGIKSVEQAKEMSKVADVIVVGNVIYEDLKVALATVSAVK from the coding sequence ATGTACGATTTTCGCGAGTGGAAACATGTTTTCAAACTCGATCCAAATAAAGAAATAAGTGATGAAGCCCTTGAAAAAGTTTGTGAATCCGGTACCGATGCAATAATGGTCGGGGGAACGGATGGAATCACGCTTGAGAATGTGCTTCATTTAATGGCACGTGTCAGACGATATACCGTCCCATGTGTGATGGAAATTTCTTCTGTAGAAACGGTGACGCCAGGTTTTGATTTATATTTCATTCCGAGTGTCCTGAATAGCACCAACCCTGATTGGATGATGAAGCTGCATCAGCAAGCAGTCAAGGAATACGGATACCTTTTGAATTGGGATGAAATTTTCGTTGAAGGGTACTGTATCCTGAATCCTGAGTGCAAGGCGGCCCAATTGACGAAAGCCAATACAGATTTGGATATGGATGATGTGGGTGCATACGCGATGATGGCGGAAAAAATGTTCAACCTGCCGATTTTTTATTTGGAATACAGCGGTGATTACGGCGATGTCCAGATGGTGGAAGCGGCCAAAGAGAGTTTGGAGGATACCATACTATTCTATGGCGGTGGGATAAAATCGGTTGAACAAGCCAAAGAGATGTCTAAGGTTGCGGATGTCATCGTTGTCGGCAATGTAATTTATGAAGATTTGAAAGTGGCACTTGCAACAGTTTCGGCAGTTAAATGA
- the pcrA gene encoding DNA helicase PcrA: MQYLAEKLLIGLNEQQQKAVKSTDGPLLIMAGAGSGKTRVLTHRIAYLMVEKEIAPWNILAITFTNKAAREMKERIRAILGGASEDIWISTFHSMCVRILRRDIDRIGFNRNFSILDTTDQQSVIKQIMKDRNMDTKKYDYRAILGSISSAKNELVGPEEYLKTASDYFTKVTADVYTEYQKRLRKNSALDFDDLIMMTIQLFQLVPEVLEYYQRKFQYIHVDEYQDTNRAQYMLVKLLASRFRNLCVVGDSDQSIYRWRGADIANILSFEKDYPNANMIFLEQNYRSTKKILEAANKVIDNNQNRKPKNLWTENADGNKIFYYRADNEQGEAQFVAGKINELVQAGSRKYSDIAILYRTNAQSRVMEEVLLKSNINYAIVGGTKFYDRKEIKDLLAYLRLIANPDDDISLRRVINVPKRGIGATSMDKVADYADQYDVSIYKALESVEMVGISGKATKAAREFHTLITNYTNQQEYLSVTELVEEVIQKTGYREMLQAEKTIESQSRLENIDEFLSVTKAFEDNSEDKSLVGFLTDLALVADIDQLDENSEEATNTVTLMTLHSAKGLEYPVVFLLGLEEGVFPHSRSLMDEEEMEEERRLAYVGITRAENELFISNAQMRTLYGRTSMNPVSRFINEIPEELLEDLKPKPAPRARQTPFSSSRTGSPSTASARKVPAFGRAVSAPSATGGEEIGWAVGDRASHKKWGIGTVVSVKGEGEGKELDIAFPSPIGIKRLLAKFAPVEKA, from the coding sequence ATGCAATATTTAGCGGAAAAATTACTAATAGGTTTGAATGAACAGCAACAAAAAGCAGTGAAATCAACTGATGGCCCACTTTTAATCATGGCTGGGGCAGGAAGTGGAAAGACGCGTGTGCTGACTCACCGAATAGCTTACTTGATGGTCGAGAAGGAAATAGCGCCTTGGAACATCCTTGCAATCACGTTCACCAACAAGGCAGCACGTGAGATGAAGGAGAGGATCCGTGCCATACTAGGCGGTGCTTCCGAAGATATCTGGATTTCGACTTTCCACTCGATGTGTGTCCGCATTTTACGAAGAGATATCGACCGTATCGGATTTAATAGGAACTTCTCGATATTGGATACGACGGATCAGCAATCGGTCATAAAACAAATCATGAAAGATCGTAATATGGATACAAAGAAATATGATTACCGTGCCATTTTGGGTAGCATCAGTTCAGCGAAAAATGAATTGGTCGGGCCGGAAGAGTACCTGAAGACGGCGTCTGATTACTTCACTAAAGTAACTGCCGATGTATATACGGAATATCAAAAACGGCTGCGTAAAAATTCAGCGCTCGATTTCGATGATTTGATCATGATGACGATTCAATTGTTCCAGCTTGTACCTGAGGTGCTTGAATATTATCAGCGTAAATTTCAATACATTCATGTTGATGAGTACCAAGATACGAACAGGGCTCAATACATGCTTGTTAAACTATTGGCTTCACGCTTCCGTAATCTCTGTGTTGTCGGGGATTCCGATCAATCGATCTATCGCTGGCGCGGTGCGGATATTGCGAATATCCTTTCATTTGAAAAAGATTATCCGAATGCCAACATGATTTTCCTTGAACAGAATTACCGCTCGACGAAAAAGATTCTTGAAGCGGCGAATAAGGTCATCGATAACAATCAAAACCGGAAGCCGAAAAATCTTTGGACCGAGAATGCAGATGGCAATAAGATATTCTATTACCGTGCGGACAATGAACAAGGGGAAGCGCAATTTGTAGCCGGAAAGATAAATGAGCTGGTTCAGGCCGGCAGCAGGAAATATTCAGATATAGCAATACTTTACAGGACAAATGCACAATCACGTGTCATGGAGGAAGTTCTGCTTAAATCCAATATAAATTATGCAATAGTCGGGGGCACCAAGTTCTATGACCGTAAAGAGATCAAGGATTTACTTGCCTATCTTCGCCTTATTGCGAATCCTGATGATGACATCAGTCTTCGCCGTGTAATTAATGTACCAAAACGCGGAATTGGTGCGACTTCAATGGACAAAGTGGCAGATTATGCAGATCAATATGATGTTTCCATCTATAAAGCACTCGAATCCGTTGAAATGGTAGGGATAAGCGGGAAGGCTACCAAAGCGGCAAGGGAATTCCATACGCTGATCACTAACTATACAAATCAGCAGGAGTACTTATCCGTGACGGAACTTGTGGAGGAAGTCATTCAGAAAACCGGTTACCGTGAGATGCTGCAGGCGGAAAAAACGATTGAATCACAAAGCCGGCTTGAAAATATAGATGAGTTTTTATCTGTTACGAAAGCATTCGAAGATAACAGCGAGGACAAATCATTGGTGGGCTTTTTGACTGACCTGGCGTTGGTTGCCGATATAGACCAACTTGATGAGAATTCCGAAGAAGCTACAAATACGGTAACGTTGATGACACTGCATTCAGCGAAGGGACTTGAATATCCGGTGGTCTTTCTATTGGGCCTTGAAGAAGGGGTTTTCCCTCACAGCCGCTCGCTTATGGATGAAGAGGAGATGGAAGAAGAACGCCGTCTGGCTTATGTGGGAATTACAAGGGCTGAAAATGAGCTATTCATAAGCAATGCCCAAATGCGGACATTGTATGGACGGACGAGCATGAATCCTGTATCACGTTTCATTAATGAAATACCAGAGGAACTGCTTGAAGATTTAAAACCGAAACCGGCTCCTAGAGCAAGGCAAACACCTTTCAGTTCTTCAAGAACCGGATCTCCTTCAACAGCTTCAGCAAGAAAAGTGCCTGCCTTTGGAAGAGCTGTTTCTGCACCATCCGCAACGGGCGGTGAAGAAATCGGCTGGGCCGTCGGCGACCGTGCATCCCATAAAAAATGGGGTATAGGAACCGTGGTGAGCGTAAAAGGGGAAGGCGAAGGGAAGGAACTGGATATTGCCTTCCCAAGTCCAATTGGCATCAAACGCCTATTGGCGAAATTTGCACCAGTTGAAAAAGCATAA
- the ligA gene encoding NAD-dependent DNA ligase LigA: MDLQAAEKKVLELQTLLNQYSYEYYVMDQPSVPDAEYDRLLRELIEYEEKFPELQTADSPTQRVGGAILDMFEKVEHTTPMLSLGNAFNESDLRDFDRKVRQSVGDDFSYVCELKIDGLAVTLQYENGYFVRGATRGDGTIGEDITANLKTIKSIPLKLREPVTIEVRGEAFMPKKSFESLNKAKEERGEEPFANPRNAAAGSLRQLDPKLAAKRNLDIFLYAIADFGETGVRSHSEGLDLLDRLGFKTNRERKTCSNIEEVMAYIVEWTEQRPNLAYDIDGIVVKVDSLEQQDELGFTAKSPRWAIAYKFPAEEVITTLRDIELNVGRTGVLTPTAVLDPVRVAGTTVQRASLHNEDLIREKDIRIGDQVVVKKAGDIIPEVVNVLAERRTGEEVEFKMPTECPECNSELVRLEGEVALRCINPKCPAQIREGLIHFVSRTAMNIDSLGEKVISLLFKEQLIQDVADIYKLTYDQLIALERMGDKSVNKLLQAIEASKTNSLEKLLFGLGIRHVGSKAAKTLAREFGTMEALSKASREDLTAINEIGDKMADSIVAYFELEEVHALLNELEAAGVNLAFKGPRAVAIEEIDSFFAGKTVVLTGKLHQLTRNEAKEKLEALGANVAGSVSKKTDLVIAGEDAGSKLEKAESLGVMVWDEERLIEELNN; encoded by the coding sequence ATGGACTTACAAGCTGCAGAGAAGAAAGTTTTAGAACTGCAAACTTTATTGAACCAATACAGCTATGAATATTATGTAATGGACCAGCCATCAGTACCTGATGCTGAATATGATCGGCTACTCCGTGAACTTATTGAGTATGAGGAGAAGTTTCCGGAACTGCAAACGGCGGACTCACCGACACAACGGGTCGGTGGCGCCATTTTGGATATGTTTGAAAAAGTGGAGCATACCACACCGATGCTAAGTTTAGGCAATGCCTTCAATGAAAGTGACTTACGGGATTTTGACAGAAAGGTCAGACAATCTGTAGGTGACGATTTTTCCTATGTATGTGAATTGAAAATTGATGGACTTGCCGTCACTCTTCAGTACGAGAATGGATATTTCGTAAGAGGGGCAACTCGTGGAGATGGTACGATCGGTGAAGATATTACCGCTAATTTGAAAACGATCAAGTCGATTCCATTGAAGTTGCGGGAGCCGGTTACCATAGAAGTGCGCGGTGAGGCTTTCATGCCAAAAAAATCATTCGAATCATTGAACAAGGCTAAAGAAGAACGCGGTGAGGAACCATTTGCAAACCCACGAAATGCAGCTGCCGGTTCGTTAAGGCAGCTTGACCCAAAACTTGCTGCAAAACGGAACTTGGATATTTTCCTTTATGCAATTGCCGATTTTGGGGAAACAGGGGTCCGTTCCCACAGTGAGGGTCTGGATTTATTGGATCGACTCGGGTTTAAGACGAATCGGGAAAGAAAAACGTGCTCGAATATAGAGGAAGTAATGGCTTATATAGTAGAATGGACGGAACAGCGTCCAAACTTAGCCTATGATATTGATGGAATTGTCGTTAAGGTGGATTCCCTTGAACAGCAGGATGAATTAGGTTTTACTGCAAAAAGTCCGCGATGGGCCATTGCTTATAAATTCCCGGCTGAAGAAGTCATTACAACCCTTAGGGATATCGAGCTGAATGTGGGCCGTACGGGTGTGTTGACTCCGACCGCGGTTTTGGATCCCGTTCGGGTAGCAGGTACGACAGTGCAGCGAGCTTCACTTCATAACGAAGACTTAATCCGTGAAAAGGACATCAGAATCGGAGATCAAGTGGTCGTGAAAAAAGCGGGTGATATCATTCCAGAGGTGGTCAATGTACTGGCAGAGCGCCGTACAGGGGAAGAAGTCGAGTTTAAGATGCCGACTGAGTGCCCGGAATGCAACAGTGAACTTGTCCGGCTGGAGGGGGAGGTTGCTTTACGCTGCATCAACCCCAAGTGTCCTGCACAAATAAGGGAAGGCTTGATTCACTTTGTTTCCCGTACAGCAATGAATATAGACAGTCTTGGAGAAAAAGTGATTAGCTTGTTGTTTAAAGAACAACTCATACAAGATGTGGCTGATATTTATAAGCTTACATACGATCAACTGATTGCTTTGGAAAGGATGGGGGATAAATCCGTCAATAAACTCCTTCAAGCAATCGAGGCTTCGAAAACAAATTCGTTGGAAAAATTACTATTCGGGCTGGGCATTCGCCATGTTGGTTCAAAAGCGGCCAAGACACTGGCACGGGAGTTCGGGACGATGGAAGCCTTAAGCAAGGCGAGCCGTGAAGACCTAACGGCCATTAATGAAATAGGTGATAAGATGGCCGATTCCATCGTAGCCTATTTTGAATTGGAAGAAGTCCATGCGTTACTGAATGAATTGGAAGCAGCCGGTGTGAACCTTGCTTTTAAAGGGCCAAGAGCTGTTGCTATTGAAGAAATCGATTCCTTTTTTGCCGGTAAAACAGTCGTTTTAACGGGTAAATTGCATCAGTTAACGCGTAACGAAGCAAAAGAGAAATTAGAGGCGCTAGGAGCTAACGTTGCTGGAAGTGTCAGCAAGAAAACCGATTTGGTCATAGCTGGCGAAGATGCCGGTTCCAAACTGGAAAAAGCGGAAAGCCTTGGCGTCATGGTATGGGATGAAGAGAGACTGATTGAGGAACTAAATAATTAA